The Lynx canadensis isolate LIC74 chromosome D1, mLynCan4.pri.v2, whole genome shotgun sequence genome has a segment encoding these proteins:
- the POLR2G gene encoding LOW QUALITY PROTEIN: DNA-directed RNA polymerase II subunit RPB7 (The sequence of the model RefSeq protein was modified relative to this genomic sequence to represent the inferred CDS: deleted 1 base in 1 codon), which yields MFYHISLEHEILLHPRYFGPNLLNTVKQKLFTEVEGTCTGKYGFVIAVTTIDNIGAGVIQPGRGFVLYPVKYKAIVFRPFKGEVVDAVVTQVNKVGLFTEIGPMSCFISRHSIPSEMEFDPNSNPPCYKTMDEDIVIQQDDEIRLKIVGTRVDKNDIFAIGSLMDDYLGLVS from the exons ATGTTCTACCAC ATCTCCCTGGAGCACGAGATCCTGTTGCACCCGCGCTACTTCGGCCCCAACCTGCTCAACACGGTAAAGCAGAAGCTCTTCACCGAGGTGGAGGGGACCTGCACCGGCAA GTATGGCTTTGTGATTGCTGTCACCACCATTGACAATATTGGTGCTGGTGTGATCCAGCCT GGCCGAGGCTTTGTCCTTTATCCAGTTAAGTACAAGGCCATTGTGTTCCGGCCCTTTAAAGGGGAGGTCGTGGATGCTGTTGTCACTCAAGTCAACAAG GTTGGACTCTTCACAGAAATTGGACCTATGTCCTGCTTCATCTCTCGGCAT TCCATCCCATCAGAGATGGAGTTTGATCCTAACTCCAACCCGCCATGTTACAAGACAATGGATgag GACATTGTGATTCAGCAGGATGATGAGATCCGCTTGAAGATCGTGGGGACCCGAGTGGACAAGAATGACATT TTTGCTATCGGCTCCCTGATGGACGATTACTTGG GGCTTGTGAGCTGA
- the TMEM223 gene encoding transmembrane protein 223, whose translation MAAPGRRWPVRLLLALRPLPVHRSLHAAAPPRDVLLFEHERGRFFAVLGLFCAGQGVFWASLAVAALARPPARALSPDAEFPDRGRSDLRSTLWRYGLALGCGAIGTLVLGAGLLFSLRSVRSVMLLAGGKQVTLTTHAPFGLGAHFTVPLNHVSCMAHRGEVPAMLPLKIKGRRFYFLLDKAGHFPNTKLFDNTVGAYRSL comes from the exons ATGGCGGCGCCCGGGCGGCGGTGGCCGGTGCGGCTGCTCCTTGCGCTGCGGCCGCTGCCCGTGCACCGGTCCTTGCACGCCGCGGCCCCGCCGCGGGACGTGCTGCTCTTCGAGCACGAACGGGGCCGCTTCTTCGCGGTCCTCGGGCTGTTCTGCGCGGGCCAGGGCGTCTTCTGGGCCTCCCTGGCCGTGGCAGCTTTGGCCCGACCCCCGGCCCGGGCGCTGTCTCCAGACGCGGAGTTCCCGGACCGCGGCCGCTCGGACCTGCGCTCCACGCTCTGGCGCTACGGCCTGGCGCTCGGCTGCGGCGCCATCG GTACCCTGGTACTTGGTGCCggtctcctcttctccctccgtTCTGTGCGTTCAGTGATGCTATTGGCTGGAGGAAAGCAGGTGACCCTCACCACTCACGCTCCCTTTGGCTTGGGTGCCCATTTCACCGTTCCTTTGAACCACGTATCCTGCATGGCCCACCGTGGTGAAGTCCCTGCCATGTTGCCTCTGAAGATCAAAGGCCGGCGCTTCTACTTCCTCTTGGACAAAGCTGGACACTTCCCCAACACGAAACTCTTTGACAACACTGTGGGTGCCTACCGCAGCTTGTGA
- the TAF6L gene encoding LOW QUALITY PROTEIN: TAF6-like RNA polymerase II p300/CBP-associated factor-associated factor 65 kDa subunit 6L (The sequence of the model RefSeq protein was modified relative to this genomic sequence to represent the inferred CDS: inserted 2 bases in 1 codon; deleted 3 bases in 3 codons), which translates to MQSSVGAMSEREERRFVEIPRESVRLMAESTGLELSDEVAALLAEDVCYRLREATQNSSQFMKHTKRRKLTVEDFNRALRWSSVEAVCGYGSQEALPLRPAREGELYFPEDREVNLVELALATNIPKGCAETAVRVHVSYLDGKGNLAPQGSVPSAVSSLTDDLLKYYQQVTRAVLGDDPQLMKIALQDLQTNSKIAALLPYFVYVVSGVKSVSHDLEQLHRLLQVARSLVRNPHLCLGPYVRSLVGSVLYCVLEPLAASINPLNDHWTLRDGAALLLSHIFWTHGDLVSGLYQQILLSLQKVLADPVRPLCSHYGAVVGLHALGWKAVERVLYPHLSTYWTNLQAVLDDYSVSNAQVKADGHKVYGAILVAVERLLKMKAQAAEPSKGGPSGRGCRRSDDLPWDSLLLQESPSGGSAEPGFGSVVPPPPGGAGPEDPSPSVTLADIYRELYAFFGDSLATRFGTGQPAPTTPRPPGDKKEPAAAPDSVRKMPQLTANAMVSPQGDESPRSGGXPASASAPAASESRPLPRVHRARGAPRQQGPGAGTRDVFQKSRFAPRGAPHFRFIIAGRQAGRRCRGRLFQTAFPAPYGPSPASRYVQKLPMIGRTGRPARRWALSDYSLYLPL; encoded by the exons ATGCAAAG ctccGTCGGGGCCATGTCCGAGCGAGAAGAGCGGCGGTTTGTGGAGATCCCTCGGGAGTCGGTCCGCCTGATGGCGGAGAGCACGGGCCTGGAGCTGAGCGATGAGGTGGCAGCTCTTCTCGCGGAGGATGTGTGTTACCGTCTCAGAGAGGCCACCCAG AATAGCTCTCAATTCATGAAACATACCAAACGGCGGAAGCTGACTGTCGAGGACTTCAACAGGGCCCTCCGCTGGAGCAGCGTGGAG GCTGTGTGTGGCTATGGATCCCAGGAGGCGCTGCCCCTGCGCCCTGCCAGGGAGGGCGAGCTCTACTTCCCTGAGGACCGAGAGGTGAACCTGGTAGAGCTGGCCCTGGCCACCAACATCCCCAAAGGCTGTGCCGAGACAGCTGTGAGAG TTCATGTGTCCTACCTAGATGGCAAAGGGAACCTGGCGCCTCAAGGATCAG TGCCCAGCGCCGTGTCTTCGCTGACCGATGACCTTCTCAAGTACTACCAGCAAGTGACTCGAGCCGTGCTGGGGGACGATCCGCAGCTGATGAAG ATCGCTCTCCAGGACCTGCAGACGAACTCCAAGATCGCAGCACTCCTCCCCTACTTTGTTTACGTGGTCAGTGGG GTGAAATCTGTAAGCCACGATCTGGAGCAGCTGCACCGGCTCCTGCAAGTGGCTCGGAGCCTGGTTCGGAACCCACACCTCTGCCTGGGGCCCTATGTCCGCTCCCTGGTAGGGAGTGTCCTCTACTGCGTGCTGGAGCCACTGGctgcctccatcaaccctctgAACGACCACTGGACTCTTCGGGATGGGGCTGCCCTCCTGCTCAGCCACATCTTCTG GACACACGGGGACCTTGTGAGTGGCCTTTATCAGCAGATCCTGCTCTCCCTGCAGAAGGTGTTGGCAGACCCTGTGCGGCCTCTCTGCTCTCACTACGGGGCTGTGGTGGGGCTGCATGCCCTCGGCTGGAAG gCAGTAGAACGAGTACTGTACCCACACCTGTCCACTTACTGGACAAACCTGCAGGCTGTGCTAGATGATTACTCCGTATCTAATGCCCAAGTTAAAGCAGATGGACACAAGGTCTACGGAGCCATTCTG GTGGCCGTGGAGAGACTGCTGAAGATGAAGGCCCAGGCGGCAGAGCCCAGCAAGGGGGGCCCAAGCGGCAGGGGGTGCCGG CGCTCGGACGACCTGCCCTGGGACAGCCTTCTCCTGCAGGAGTCTCCCTCCGGGGGCAGCGCGGAGCCAGGCTTTGGGTCTGTCGTCCCGCCGCCGCCAGGAGGCGCGGGGCCGGAGGATCCTTCCCCATCGGTGACCCTGGCGGACATCTACCGGGAGCTGTACGCCTTCTTCGGTGACAGCTTGGCCACCCGCTTCGGCACGGGCCAGCCCGCGCCCACCACTCCGCGGCCGCCCGGGGACAAGAAGGAGCCGGCGGCCGCTCCGGACTCGGTGCGGAAGATGCCGCAGCTGACGGCCAACGCCATGGTCAGCCCGCAGGGCGACGAGAGTCCCCGGAGCGGCGG CCCCGCGTCGGCCTCCGCGCCCGCCGCCTCTGAG AGCAGGCCGCTGCCGCGCGTGCATCGGGCGCGGGGGGCG CCCCGGCAGCAGGGCCCCGGCGCCGGCACCCGCGACGTCTTCCAGAAGAGCCGTTTCGCCCCGCGCGGCGCCCCCCACTTCCGCTTCATTATTGCCGGGCGGCAGGCCGGGAGGCGATGCCGCGGGCGCCTCTTCCAGACCGCCTTCCCCGCGCCGTACGGGCCCAGCCCGGCCTCCCGCTACGTGCAGAAGCTGCCCATGATCGGCCGCACCGGCCGCCCGGCCCGCCGCTGGGCACTGTCGGACTACTCGCTGTACCTGCCGCTCTGA
- the TMEM179B gene encoding LOW QUALITY PROTEIN: transmembrane protein 179B (The sequence of the model RefSeq protein was modified relative to this genomic sequence to represent the inferred CDS: inserted 2 bases in 2 codons; deleted 3 bases in 2 codons), with protein sequence MALPWLQRFELLLFTAAFLCGAVAAATLTRTQGSFSSHCPLYGVAALNGSSLALSQPSAPSLCYFVAGVSGLLALYCLLLLLCWVYSXCIEDSHRGPTGLRIXLAISAIATFLVLVSACILRFGTRSLCKSIVSLNITISCSEAQKIPWTPPGTTLKFYSSLYVLKPLLG encoded by the exons ATGGCGCTGCCCTGGTTGCAGCGCTTCGAACTCTTGCTATTCACAGCTGCCTTCCTGTGCGGGGCCGTGGCGGCCGCGACGCTGACCCGGACCCAG GGTTCCTTCAGTAGCCACTGTCCCTTGTACGGCGTGGCCGCCCTCAATGGCTCCTCCCTGGCTTTATCCCAACCCTCGGCCCCATCCCTCTGCTACTTTGTGGCCGGGGTCTCTGGCCTCCTGGCCCTCTACtgcctcctgctcctg ctctgctGGGTCTACA ACTGCATCGAGGACTCCCACAG AGGCCCTACAGGGCTCCGCA GCCTGGCCATCTCTGCTATAGCCACCTTCCTGGTCTTAGTGTCTGCCTGTATCCTTCGATTTGGCACCCGTTCT CTCTGCAAATCCATCGTCTCCCTGAACATTACAATTAG CTGCTCTGAAGCCCAGAAAATTCCATGGACACCCCCTGGAACCACTCTGAAGTTTTACTCCAGCCTATACGTGCTGAA ACCTCTTCTTGGGTGA